The following are encoded together in the bacterium genome:
- a CDS encoding AAA family ATPase, with protein sequence MARAAARAGEPQVADAATAEARVDEFRAVFASLRSELGRVIVGQGEVVEDILIALFAGGHVLIEGVPGTGKTLLVRTLAQALNLSFNRIQFTIDLMPADITGTRMLFEQDGHRELVFAKGPIFAHVLLADEINRATPKTQSALLEAMAERQVTVAGTTHKLPPPFFVLATLNPIEMEGTYPLPEAQLDRFLFKVFLPYPNADEMQRILGSTTGSEVPQPTAVFPTRKAAARVEDLKALVRQVLVAPQLEEYAAALVRATIPRTSRFAPNGPTLLPDDDQIARYVAYGSSPRGGQALLLGAKVRALLAGRVNVSYHDIDRVAVPALNHRLVLNFAARADDVDPRALIHRLVDAAKRLHR encoded by the coding sequence ATGGCACGCGCCGCGGCCCGCGCCGGCGAGCCGCAGGTGGCCGATGCGGCCACGGCCGAGGCGCGCGTCGATGAGTTCCGCGCCGTCTTCGCCAGCCTGCGCAGCGAGCTCGGACGCGTGATCGTCGGCCAGGGCGAGGTGGTCGAGGACATCCTGATCGCCCTCTTCGCCGGTGGCCACGTGCTGATCGAAGGTGTCCCCGGCACCGGCAAGACGTTGCTGGTGCGGACCCTCGCCCAGGCACTCAACCTCAGCTTCAACCGCATCCAGTTCACCATCGACCTGATGCCCGCCGACATCACCGGCACCCGCATGCTGTTCGAGCAGGACGGTCATCGCGAGCTGGTGTTCGCCAAGGGCCCGATCTTCGCCCACGTGCTGCTCGCCGACGAGATCAACCGCGCCACCCCGAAGACGCAGTCGGCGCTGCTCGAGGCAATGGCCGAACGTCAGGTGACGGTCGCCGGCACGACGCACAAGCTTCCCCCGCCGTTCTTCGTCCTGGCGACGTTGAACCCGATCGAGATGGAGGGCACCTACCCGCTGCCCGAGGCCCAGCTCGATCGCTTCCTGTTCAAGGTCTTCCTGCCGTACCCCAACGCCGACGAGATGCAGCGCATCCTCGGCAGCACCACCGGCAGCGAGGTCCCGCAGCCGACCGCGGTCTTCCCGACCCGCAAGGCGGCGGCGCGCGTCGAGGACCTGAAGGCCCTGGTGCGGCAGGTGCTGGTCGCGCCGCAACTGGAGGAGTACGCCGCGGCGCTGGTCCGCGCCACCATTCCGCGCACGTCGAGGTTCGCCCCCAACGGGCCGACGCTGCTGCCCGACGACGACCAGATCGCGCGCTACGTCGCCTACGGCTCGAGCCCACGCGGCGGCCAGGCGCTGTTGCTCGGCGCCAAGGTGCGCGCGCTCCTCGCCGGCCGCGTCAACGTGAGCTACCACGACATCGATCGCGTCGCCGTGCCGGCGCTCAATCATCGCCTGGTGCTCAACTTCGCCGCGCGCGCCGACGACGTCGATCCGCGCGCCCTCATCCACCGGCTGGTCGATGCCGCCAAACGCCTCCACCGGTGA
- a CDS encoding VWA domain-containing protein, with protein sequence MDGGEAARLMDTPSLSYVLAHPTALGLSLRHPAALLLLVAIAVFVLRPHAGSRLAGTLRSAAYAALVLALAGLALTTRMPSDRLTVVAAVDVSPSIDATGRAWARRYLAQLQARLVPGDELAVVAFADGVELLRAPGPPAPLPDALPAPPVPATDLGAALDAAMALLPADGARRVVLLTDGNQTRGDGARRIPWLRAAGVRVDAAVPPHEAVSDVRVERVIAPAMAGVDSPVPVRVVAHNDGPLRPAVLNVYLDGEIADSSAVELPPGRSAMTLASRLVDEGSHRLRAELRAQGDAQPANDSRDVGITLRDPTRALVLTTRPRSVVATALARKEVRADVRPPGALKTVEALRDYHLVVLEDLTAADLPPPTLDVLERWVRDHGGGLLVAGGGALYGDPALARTALKRLLPVTLEPNRPKPGLREPLALFLVIDRSNSMGYNSRVGTLRDGEKLRYAKEAALAVVRQLKDQDLVGVIVFDSKPHEIAPLRPLAQNRAALEDLLPRLVENGGTDFYDALASAREQLAQARVRQRHIILLTDGDTNRAAPEEYRALTKQIAADHIGVTTIRIGDNTVNLELLQGISSGTGGEFHYVENARQLPDLMLREATKALAPEANGAETFHPRVSDATQPLQGLDEPKLPPLSGYAYARPRPGAEVLLHVPRLDRRDPLLAVWQYGLGRVAAFTASPRDDAEAWVAWPAFTKFWSQLGHWTARQHADDEVAIDARRSGGVTELDVRAFGPSADAATLTARLALGETAAREVPLVPSEPRRFTARLLDLAPGRYPLTLIKRTASGAVSQRTQMVTVPAADDTADAEFRRSEPDLALLERLTASTGGSLNAPADRLLAREPGTRAAIYPLAPWLVPLSMLLFLADTALRLRRR encoded by the coding sequence ATGGATGGCGGCGAGGCGGCGCGGCTGATGGACACCCCCAGCCTGTCGTACGTGCTCGCGCATCCGACGGCGCTCGGGCTGTCGCTGCGCCACCCGGCGGCGCTGCTGCTGCTCGTCGCGATCGCGGTCTTCGTCCTGCGCCCGCATGCCGGCAGCCGGCTCGCCGGGACGCTGCGCAGCGCCGCCTACGCGGCGCTGGTGCTGGCGCTCGCCGGACTGGCCCTGACGACGCGCATGCCCAGCGACCGCCTGACGGTGGTGGCGGCGGTGGACGTATCGCCGAGCATCGACGCCACCGGCCGCGCCTGGGCGCGGCGCTACCTGGCGCAACTGCAGGCGCGCCTGGTGCCGGGCGACGAGCTGGCGGTGGTGGCCTTCGCCGACGGCGTCGAGCTGCTGCGCGCGCCCGGTCCGCCGGCGCCGCTGCCCGATGCCCTGCCGGCGCCGCCGGTGCCGGCGACCGATCTCGGCGCCGCGCTCGACGCCGCCATGGCCTTGTTGCCCGCCGACGGCGCCCGCCGCGTCGTGCTGCTCACCGACGGCAACCAGACGCGCGGCGACGGCGCGCGCCGCATCCCCTGGCTGCGCGCCGCCGGCGTCCGCGTCGATGCCGCCGTGCCGCCGCACGAGGCGGTGAGCGACGTGCGGGTCGAGCGGGTCATCGCGCCGGCGATGGCCGGCGTCGACAGCCCCGTGCCGGTGCGTGTCGTCGCCCACAACGACGGGCCGCTGCGCCCCGCGGTGCTCAACGTCTACCTCGATGGCGAGATCGCCGACAGCAGCGCGGTCGAGCTGCCGCCCGGCCGCAGCGCCATGACGCTCGCTTCGCGTCTGGTGGACGAGGGGAGTCACCGCCTGCGCGCCGAGCTGCGCGCCCAGGGCGACGCCCAGCCGGCCAACGACAGCCGCGACGTCGGCATCACGCTCCGCGATCCAACCCGCGCCCTCGTGCTCACCACCCGCCCGCGCTCGGTCGTCGCCACCGCGCTGGCGCGCAAGGAGGTGCGCGCCGACGTCCGCCCGCCCGGCGCGCTGAAGACCGTCGAGGCCCTGCGCGACTACCACCTCGTCGTGCTCGAGGATCTCACCGCCGCCGACCTGCCGCCGCCCACCCTCGACGTGCTCGAGCGCTGGGTGCGCGACCATGGCGGCGGGTTGCTGGTCGCCGGCGGCGGCGCGCTGTACGGCGATCCCGCCCTGGCCCGAACGGCGCTGAAACGCCTGCTGCCGGTGACGCTCGAGCCCAATCGACCGAAGCCGGGGCTGCGCGAACCGCTGGCGCTGTTCCTGGTCATCGATCGCTCCAACAGCATGGGCTACAACAGCCGCGTCGGCACCCTGCGCGACGGCGAGAAACTGCGCTACGCCAAGGAGGCGGCGCTGGCGGTCGTCCGCCAGCTCAAGGACCAGGACCTGGTCGGCGTCATCGTCTTCGATTCCAAGCCGCACGAGATCGCCCCGCTGCGACCGCTGGCGCAGAACCGCGCCGCGCTCGAGGACCTGCTGCCGCGCCTGGTCGAGAACGGCGGCACCGACTTCTACGACGCGCTCGCCTCGGCGCGCGAGCAACTGGCGCAGGCGCGCGTCCGCCAGCGGCACATCATCCTGCTCACCGACGGCGACACCAACCGCGCCGCGCCCGAGGAATACCGCGCCCTGACCAAGCAGATCGCCGCCGACCACATCGGCGTCACCACCATCCGCATCGGCGACAATACCGTGAACCTCGAGCTGCTCCAGGGCATCTCGAGCGGCACCGGCGGCGAGTTCCACTACGTCGAGAATGCGCGCCAGCTCCCCGACCTCATGCTGCGCGAGGCCACCAAGGCGCTCGCGCCGGAGGCGAACGGCGCCGAGACGTTCCATCCGCGCGTCAGCGACGCCACCCAACCGCTGCAGGGCCTCGACGAGCCGAAGCTGCCGCCGCTCTCCGGCTACGCCTATGCGCGGCCGCGGCCGGGCGCCGAGGTCCTGCTGCACGTGCCCCGCCTGGACCGGCGCGATCCGCTCCTCGCCGTCTGGCAGTACGGCCTCGGCCGCGTCGCCGCCTTCACCGCCAGCCCGCGCGACGACGCCGAAGCCTGGGTGGCCTGGCCGGCGTTCACCAAGTTCTGGTCGCAGCTCGGCCACTGGACGGCGCGCCAGCACGCCGACGACGAAGTGGCGATCGACGCTCGACGCAGCGGCGGCGTCACCGAGCTCGACGTGCGGGCCTTCGGCCCCAGCGCCGACGCGGCGACGCTGACGGCGCGCCTCGCCCTCGGCGAGACCGCCGCGCGCGAGGTGCCGCTCGTCCCCAGCGAGCCGCGCCGCTTCACCGCCCGCCTGCTCGATCTCGCGCCCGGCCGCTATCCGCTCACCCTCATCAAGCGCACCGCGAGCGGCGCCGTCAGCCAGCGCACGCAGATGGTCACCGTGCCCGCGGCCGATGACACCGCCGACGCTGAATTCCGCCGCAGCGAACCCGACCTCGCCCTCCTCGAACGCCTCACGGCATCGACCGGCGGCTCGCTGAACGCGCCGGCCGACCGCCTCCTCGCCCGCGAGCCGGGCACCCGCGCCGCCATCTACCCGCTGGCGCCGTGGCTGGTGCCCCTGTCGATGCTGCTCTTCCTCGCCGACACGGCGCTGCGGCTGCGGCGTCGCTGA
- a CDS encoding adenylosuccinate lyase, whose protein sequence is MAVDDVAIPDVLADRYASKAMVDIWSPRARIVLEREFWIAVMRAQRALGVAIPVEAIDAYERVKGDVDLDSIRARERVTRHDVKARIDEFCALAGHEHIHKGLTSRDLTENVEQVQILRSLRLVQMKYAGCLARLAERVAEYRDVVLTGRTHNVPAQATTVGKRLASFGSEMLHALKALASLIERYPLRGLKGPVGTQLDLLTLFSGDAAKVERLERDLALSLGFESVLGAVGQVYPRSLDFEVVAGLVQLAAGPSSLATTLRLMAGHDLAVEGFQAGQVGSSAMPHKVNSRSCERIAGFRAILGGYLAMCGELAGTQWNEGDVSCSVVRRVALPDAMFALDGLLETFATVLMEMKIFPEVIESERNRMAPFLATTSVLMEAVKRGAGRETAHAAIKEHALAAAQALREGREPALLKRLAADARIGIDEAGLQAALHADERFVGAAMAQVDGFLAEADVAVSVVRGARDFRPGAIL, encoded by the coding sequence ATGGCCGTGGACGACGTGGCGATTCCCGACGTGCTCGCCGACCGCTACGCGAGCAAGGCGATGGTGGACATCTGGTCGCCGCGCGCCCGCATCGTGCTCGAGCGTGAGTTCTGGATCGCGGTGATGCGCGCCCAGCGCGCGCTCGGCGTCGCGATCCCGGTGGAGGCGATCGATGCCTACGAGCGGGTCAAGGGCGACGTCGACCTCGATTCCATCCGGGCCCGCGAGCGGGTGACCCGGCATGATGTCAAGGCGCGTATCGACGAGTTCTGCGCCCTGGCGGGTCACGAACACATCCACAAGGGCCTGACGAGCCGTGATCTGACCGAGAACGTCGAGCAGGTACAGATCCTGCGATCGCTGCGCCTGGTGCAGATGAAGTACGCCGGCTGTCTGGCGCGGCTGGCGGAGCGGGTGGCTGAGTACCGGGACGTGGTGCTCACCGGCCGTACGCACAACGTCCCGGCCCAGGCCACCACCGTCGGCAAGCGACTCGCCTCTTTCGGAAGCGAAATGCTGCACGCCTTGAAGGCCCTCGCGAGCCTGATCGAGCGTTACCCACTCCGCGGGCTGAAGGGACCGGTGGGCACGCAGTTGGATCTCCTGACCCTGTTCTCTGGCGACGCGGCGAAGGTCGAACGGCTGGAGCGGGACCTGGCGCTGTCGCTGGGCTTCGAATCGGTGCTCGGCGCCGTGGGGCAGGTCTATCCGCGGAGCCTGGATTTCGAGGTCGTGGCGGGCTTGGTGCAACTGGCGGCGGGGCCGAGCAGCTTGGCGACCACGCTGCGCCTGATGGCCGGGCACGACCTGGCGGTCGAGGGATTCCAGGCCGGCCAGGTGGGGTCCTCGGCCATGCCGCACAAGGTCAACTCGCGGAGCTGCGAGCGTATCGCCGGCTTCCGCGCCATTCTCGGCGGCTACCTGGCGATGTGCGGCGAGCTCGCCGGGACGCAGTGGAACGAGGGGGATGTCTCCTGTTCCGTGGTGCGCCGCGTGGCTCTGCCGGACGCCATGTTCGCTCTCGACGGCCTGCTGGAGACCTTCGCGACGGTATTGATGGAAATGAAGATTTTTCCGGAAGTTATCGAATCCGAACGCAATCGGATGGCACCGTTTCTCGCCACCACCTCGGTGCTGATGGAAGCGGTGAAGCGGGGCGCCGGGCGGGAGACGGCCCACGCCGCGATCAAGGAGCACGCCCTGGCCGCGGCTCAGGCATTGCGCGAGGGGCGGGAGCCGGCCCTGCTGAAGCGCCTGGCGGCCGATGCCCGCATTGGCATCGACGAAGCGGGCTTGCAGGCAGCGTTGCACGCAGACGAGCGCTTCGTCGGTGCGGCTATGGCTCAGGTCGACGGCTTTCTCGCTGAGGCCGACGTCGCGGTCTCGGTGGTGCGGGGGGCGCGCGATTTTCGGCCCGGGGCGATTTTGTAG
- a CDS encoding VWA domain-containing protein, translating into MVQFANPAAWLFAGLFAVLIALYLWERSRRTIVVPSLLLWQTIPDSATRATRFVPDWLFVLQALLLLLLIAGLAGPYLSRDGSEHPSERAVFVLDTSASMQAQEGAGTRFELSKRAIGERITALGAGDEAMLIAAGPQPAVIVPPTTDHAEALRQLAALAATDTRADLDAALAAAQRAAARADRTTRVALFTDTPFDRLSPPWRQAVSVFPVGETDDNLSIDGIQIYQSRFDDPRAARAFVTVRNHAGREHHGVLTVQLDGTTFGRQGFTLPARSATGFPVPALPGPGVLRATLDADDALAADNVAYAVVHPLRAVRVLVVSDDPTLLGELRQIAAAAPGLELATIAPAAYDGTQRADLFLFHRVAPPLPTQGASLYVAPADPRGPFPPRGRLARVPLGDAAVGHPALRSVRLDLPFAFADVQILEAPSWAETLLTARADDQQLPLAFAGEVGGQRIGVLAYDLAAQGMLRADHTDLLLLLLDLVDWLVPANDDVHVIPTGSVEVIESLPSLPRHLVDPRGGEATLPADQTPLIDARYAGEYRVTAGDAAVRIFANLADPEESDIGRPAARPHEVAPLIRAGLPTAAPASTLAWPLYAAAATVLIVEWMAARRRG; encoded by the coding sequence ATGGTCCAGTTCGCGAACCCCGCCGCCTGGCTGTTCGCCGGGCTCTTCGCGGTGCTGATCGCGCTGTATCTGTGGGAGCGCAGCCGACGCACGATCGTCGTCCCGTCGCTGCTGCTCTGGCAGACCATTCCCGACTCGGCGACACGCGCCACCCGCTTCGTCCCCGATTGGCTGTTCGTCCTGCAGGCGCTGCTGCTGCTGCTGCTCATCGCCGGCCTGGCGGGCCCATACCTGTCGCGCGACGGCAGCGAGCATCCGAGCGAGCGCGCGGTCTTCGTGCTCGATACCTCCGCCAGCATGCAGGCGCAGGAGGGGGCGGGCACGCGCTTCGAGCTGTCGAAGCGCGCCATTGGCGAGCGCATCACCGCCCTCGGCGCCGGCGACGAGGCGATGCTGATCGCGGCTGGCCCGCAGCCGGCGGTGATCGTTCCGCCGACCACCGACCATGCCGAGGCGCTGCGTCAGCTCGCGGCGCTGGCGGCGACCGACACCCGCGCCGACCTCGACGCCGCCCTCGCCGCCGCGCAGCGCGCCGCCGCCCGGGCCGACCGGACCACCCGCGTGGCGCTCTTCACCGACACTCCGTTCGATCGCCTCTCCCCCCCCTGGCGGCAGGCCGTCTCGGTCTTCCCCGTCGGCGAGACCGACGACAATCTCTCGATCGACGGCATCCAGATCTACCAGAGCCGCTTCGACGATCCGCGCGCCGCCCGCGCCTTCGTCACCGTCCGCAACCACGCCGGACGCGAGCACCACGGCGTGCTCACCGTGCAGCTCGACGGCACCACCTTTGGCCGCCAGGGCTTCACCCTCCCGGCGCGCAGCGCCACCGGGTTCCCGGTTCCCGCGCTGCCGGGACCAGGCGTGCTCCGCGCGACGCTCGACGCCGACGACGCGCTCGCCGCCGACAACGTCGCCTACGCCGTCGTGCACCCGCTGCGGGCGGTGCGCGTGCTCGTGGTCAGCGACGATCCAACCCTGCTCGGCGAGCTGCGCCAGATCGCCGCCGCGGCGCCCGGCCTCGAGCTCGCCACCATCGCGCCCGCCGCCTACGACGGCACGCAGCGCGCCGATCTGTTCCTCTTCCATCGCGTCGCGCCGCCGCTGCCGACGCAGGGCGCCAGCCTCTACGTCGCCCCCGCCGATCCGCGCGGCCCCTTCCCGCCGCGCGGCCGCCTCGCCCGCGTGCCGCTCGGCGATGCGGCCGTGGGACATCCCGCGCTGCGCAGCGTGCGCCTCGACCTGCCCTTCGCCTTCGCCGACGTCCAGATCCTCGAGGCGCCGAGCTGGGCCGAGACGCTGCTCACCGCGCGCGCCGATGACCAGCAGTTGCCGCTGGCCTTCGCCGGCGAGGTGGGCGGCCAGCGGATCGGCGTGCTCGCCTACGACCTCGCCGCCCAGGGTATGCTGCGCGCGGACCACACCGATCTCCTGCTCCTGCTGCTCGACCTCGTCGACTGGCTGGTGCCGGCGAACGACGACGTGCACGTGATCCCCACCGGCAGCGTCGAGGTCATCGAGTCCCTCCCCTCGTTGCCGCGTCACCTCGTCGATCCGCGCGGCGGCGAGGCGACCCTTCCCGCCGACCAGACGCCGCTGATCGATGCCCGCTACGCCGGCGAGTATCGCGTCACCGCCGGCGACGCGGCGGTGCGGATCTTCGCCAACCTCGCGGACCCCGAGGAGTCGGACATCGGCCGTCCGGCGGCGCGACCGCACGAGGTCGCGCCGCTGATCCGCGCCGGTCTGCCCACCGCGGCGCCGGCGAGCACGCTCGCATGGCCCCTGTACGCCGCCGCCGCGACGGTGCTGATCGTCGAATGGATGGCGGCGAGGCGGCGCGGCTGA
- a CDS encoding hotdog fold thioesterase: protein MALDALARRWEGIPYCAALGVRVDAIERDRVRLRLPFADENSNPGRALHGGVSASLIDVAGALAAWTGVEDRPGLEASTLDLSVNYLAAAIGEEVIASAEVLRRGKELAYSQVDVRSAVGKRIAVGMVTYRVFDHAANPVAAERQRSATESGGAAGEKIRGADLFVTSPFIARLGMTVAAAHGGESVLVMPAAPASDDGAGAAHEGAVAALIDTTGALAAWSLVGLDMRFKASTLGIHVNFHAPARGDLRAHARTLRRNNEIFLNQVAVSAGGDVVATGAVTYRIVVD from the coding sequence ATGGCTCTCGACGCGCTCGCTCGCCGCTGGGAAGGCATCCCGTACTGCGCCGCGCTCGGCGTCCGGGTGGACGCGATCGAGCGCGATCGCGTGCGCCTGCGCCTGCCGTTCGCGGACGAGAATTCCAACCCCGGCCGCGCCCTGCACGGCGGCGTATCGGCATCGTTGATCGACGTCGCCGGCGCGCTGGCGGCGTGGACCGGCGTCGAGGATCGACCGGGGCTGGAGGCGTCGACGCTCGATCTCAGCGTCAACTACCTGGCCGCCGCCATCGGCGAGGAGGTGATCGCGAGCGCGGAGGTGCTGCGCCGCGGCAAGGAGCTTGCGTACAGTCAGGTCGACGTGCGCAGCGCCGTCGGCAAGCGCATCGCGGTCGGCATGGTCACCTACCGGGTCTTCGACCATGCGGCGAATCCGGTCGCGGCCGAGCGCCAGCGCAGCGCGACCGAGTCGGGCGGCGCCGCCGGCGAGAAGATCCGCGGCGCCGATCTGTTCGTGACGTCGCCGTTCATCGCCCGCCTCGGCATGACGGTGGCGGCGGCGCATGGCGGTGAATCGGTGCTGGTGATGCCGGCGGCGCCGGCGTCGGACGATGGCGCCGGCGCGGCGCACGAGGGCGCGGTGGCGGCGCTGATCGACACCACCGGGGCGCTGGCCGCGTGGTCGCTCGTCGGCCTCGACATGCGATTCAAGGCGTCGACGTTGGGCATCCACGTCAACTTCCATGCCCCAGCGCGCGGCGACCTGCGCGCCCATGCCCGCACCCTGCGGCGCAACAACGAGATCTTCCTCAACCAGGTCGCGGTCAGCGCCGGTGGCGACGTCGTCGCCACCGGCGCCGTCACCTATCGCATCGTCGTGGACTGA
- a CDS encoding DUF58 domain-containing protein — protein sequence MPPNASTGDVGASDVASALRLASAPAFLRTLDRLRFASRHSVGQHPGSTPISRITQPGGHEIAAHKPYAPGDDLRHVDWNALARLDQRVVKTFRAEREAPLHLLLDASGSMNAPAADGKFPFAVGLAASLAYVALRHGNPVRLALLGGRDGARLAPLLRHVQRLPELHQFLAPAAADGPTRLLDGLRAYLRTTRLPGTAVVVSDFLVEPTAYEATFDELLGHGYDAAAIRVIGPHERSAADLPRRLRLRDAETGRERIVELTAALRHRYADAVDQHLAGLRRWCAARAVVCAAADTAGGLDGAMLRELPRAGLLQ from the coding sequence ATGCCGCCAAACGCCTCCACCGGTGACGTCGGCGCCAGCGACGTCGCCTCCGCCCTCCGCCTCGCCAGCGCGCCCGCCTTCCTGCGCACGCTCGATCGGCTGCGCTTCGCCAGCCGGCACAGCGTCGGCCAGCACCCCGGCTCGACGCCGATCTCCCGCATCACCCAACCGGGCGGCCACGAGATCGCCGCGCACAAGCCGTACGCGCCGGGCGACGACCTCCGCCACGTCGACTGGAATGCGCTCGCGCGCCTGGATCAACGCGTCGTCAAGACCTTCCGCGCCGAGCGCGAGGCGCCGCTGCACCTGCTCCTCGATGCCAGCGGCTCGATGAACGCCCCGGCCGCCGACGGCAAGTTCCCGTTCGCCGTCGGCCTCGCGGCGAGCCTCGCCTACGTCGCGCTGCGCCACGGCAACCCCGTCCGCCTCGCCCTGCTCGGCGGCCGCGACGGCGCCCGCCTCGCGCCGCTGCTGCGCCATGTCCAACGCCTGCCCGAGCTGCACCAGTTCCTCGCCCCGGCGGCGGCGGACGGCCCGACCCGCCTGCTCGACGGCCTGCGCGCCTACCTCCGCACGACGCGCCTGCCCGGCACCGCCGTCGTCGTGTCCGATTTCCTCGTCGAGCCGACGGCGTACGAAGCGACGTTCGACGAGTTGCTCGGCCACGGCTACGACGCCGCCGCGATCCGCGTCATCGGCCCGCACGAGCGCAGCGCCGCCGATCTGCCGCGGCGCCTGCGCCTGCGCGACGCCGAGACCGGTCGCGAACGCATCGTCGAGCTCACCGCCGCGCTGCGGCACCGCTACGCCGACGCCGTCGACCAGCACCTCGCCGGCCTGCGTCGGTGGTGCGCCGCCCGCGCCGTCGTCTGCGCCGCCGCCGACACCGCCGGCGGGCTCGACGGCGCCATGCTGCGCGAGCTGCCGCGCGCCGGCCTGCTGCAGTGA
- the ispE gene encoding 4-(cytidine 5'-diphospho)-2-C-methyl-D-erythritol kinase encodes MLQDQPVGSSRTRKKLDVFSPIARSGARSASVAAPAKLNLSLRVIGRRADGYHLLDSLVVPIALVDHVRLSISSHPTSRVSIRCRPGGAPEGPENLAVRAALLYLSRTVRSAWVDIELIKQVPAGAGLGGGSSDAAATLRLLNTLSPIPVSTSELAAWALEVGADVPFFLCGGSARMRGIGEDIQPLPSPLEPGAGLVVVFPGSLLETRHVYAIYDDLLTTEAPVSKDDRLTVFRGPLLQWLENDLEAAAFQILPVLKVLKRQLCALGARGALMTGSGSAVFGVWDGVEQASAAARAMRTAGVWARATQILDRLPAIQTHDEDDGRSPSW; translated from the coding sequence TTGCTGCAGGATCAGCCCGTGGGATCGTCACGGACACGCAAGAAACTGGATGTTTTCTCGCCCATCGCACGTTCCGGGGCTCGCAGCGCCAGCGTTGCGGCGCCAGCCAAGCTCAATCTGTCGCTCCGCGTCATTGGGCGCCGCGCTGATGGGTACCATCTGCTTGATTCGCTGGTCGTCCCGATCGCGCTCGTGGACCACGTTCGGCTCTCCATCTCCTCGCATCCAACATCGCGAGTTTCCATCCGTTGCCGCCCCGGGGGCGCTCCCGAAGGCCCGGAGAATCTCGCAGTCCGCGCCGCGCTCCTCTATCTGAGCCGCACCGTCCGTAGCGCCTGGGTCGACATCGAGCTCATCAAGCAGGTTCCCGCCGGTGCCGGACTCGGTGGCGGCAGCAGCGATGCCGCCGCGACCCTTCGCCTACTCAACACTCTGTCGCCCATTCCGGTCTCCACCTCTGAGCTGGCGGCATGGGCCTTGGAAGTCGGTGCCGACGTGCCGTTTTTCCTCTGCGGGGGCTCCGCTAGGATGCGCGGAATCGGAGAGGACATCCAGCCGCTGCCATCTCCCCTCGAGCCCGGGGCAGGTCTCGTTGTGGTTTTCCCCGGCAGTCTCCTGGAAACGCGGCATGTATATGCAATCTATGACGATTTGTTGACAACGGAGGCCCCGGTCAGTAAAGACGATAGGCTTACTGTCTTTCGCGGTCCGCTGCTGCAGTGGCTTGAGAACGACCTCGAAGCGGCGGCCTTCCAGATCTTACCTGTTTTGAAAGTGTTGAAGCGGCAGCTCTGCGCGCTTGGAGCGCGCGGCGCGCTGATGACCGGAAGCGGTTCGGCGGTATTTGGAGTGTGGGACGGAGTGGAACAGGCGAGTGCCGCGGCGCGTGCAATGCGCACCGCCGGCGTGTGGGCACGGGCGACGCAGATCTTGGACAGGCTACCGGCGATCCAAACACATGACGAGGATGATGGGCGGTCGCCAAGCTGGTAA